The Tenrec ecaudatus isolate mTenEca1 chromosome 7, mTenEca1.hap1, whole genome shotgun sequence genome window below encodes:
- the CCND3 gene encoding G1/S-specific cyclin-D3 isoform X1: MELMCCENIQQSPRAGPDLQLLEDQRVLQTLLRMEERYLPCVSYFQCVQYEIKPHMRKMLAYWMLEVCEEQHCEEEVFLLAMNYVDRFLSAVPTRKTQLQLLGSVCMLLASKLRDCKPVTIEKLCIYSDHAISHRQMLDWELLVLGRLKWDLAAVIAHDFLPLILHRLTLPSDRQDLVRKHAQTFLALCATDYTFAMYPPSMIATGSVGAAVQGLGATSLSADELTELLAGITGTEVDCLRACQEQIETALRDSLRDPRSNSSPVPKALRGSSNEPSQTSTPTDVTAVNL, encoded by the exons ATGGAGCTGATGTGTTGCGAGAACATCCAGCAGTCGCCCCGGGCCGGGCCGGACCTGCAGCTGCTGGAGGACCAGCGCGTCCTGCAGACCCTGCTGCGCATGGAGGAACGCTACCTGCCGTGCGTCTCCTACTTCCAGTGCGTGCAGTACGAGATCAAGCCGCACATGAGGAAGATGCTGGCGTACTGGATGCTGGAG GTGTGCGAGGAGCAGCACTGCGAGGAGGAAGTCTTCCTCCTGGCCATGAACTACGTGGATCGATTCCTGTCCGCCGTCCCCACTCGTAAGACGCAGCTGCAGCTGCTGGGCTCGGTCTGCATGCTGCTGGCCTCCAAGCTGCGGGACTGCAAGCCCGTGACCATCGAAAAACTCTGCATCTACTCGGACCATGCTATCTCCCATCGCCAGATGCTG GATTGGGAGCTGCTGGTCCTGGGCAGGCTCAAGTGGGACCTGGCCGCTGTGATTGCCCACGATTTCCTGCCTCTGATTCTGCACCGGCTCACCCTGCCCAGCGACCGGCAGGACTTGGTCAGAAAGCACGCCCAGACCTTTTTGGCTCTCTGTGCGACTG ATTATACGTTTGCCATGTACCCGCCATCTATGATCGCTACGGGCAGCGTGGGAGCTGCAGTGCAAGGCCTGGGTGCCACCTCCCTGTCTGCTGATGAGCTCACGGAGTTGCTGGCAGGGATCACCGGCACTGAAGTG GACTGCCTGCGGGCCTGTCAGGAGCAGATTGAAACGGCGCTCAGGGACAGCCTCAGGGACCCCCGCTCCAACTCCAGCCCTGTGCCCAAGGCCCTCCGCGGCTCCAGCAACGAGCCCAGCCAGACCAGCACGCCTACAGATGTCACAGCCGTCAACCTGTAG
- the CCND3 gene encoding G1/S-specific cyclin-D3 isoform X2, with the protein MNLDWELLVLGRLKWDLAAVIAHDFLPLILHRLTLPSDRQDLVRKHAQTFLALCATDYTFAMYPPSMIATGSVGAAVQGLGATSLSADELTELLAGITGTEVDCLRACQEQIETALRDSLRDPRSNSSPVPKALRGSSNEPSQTSTPTDVTAVNL; encoded by the exons ATGAATCTG GATTGGGAGCTGCTGGTCCTGGGCAGGCTCAAGTGGGACCTGGCCGCTGTGATTGCCCACGATTTCCTGCCTCTGATTCTGCACCGGCTCACCCTGCCCAGCGACCGGCAGGACTTGGTCAGAAAGCACGCCCAGACCTTTTTGGCTCTCTGTGCGACTG ATTATACGTTTGCCATGTACCCGCCATCTATGATCGCTACGGGCAGCGTGGGAGCTGCAGTGCAAGGCCTGGGTGCCACCTCCCTGTCTGCTGATGAGCTCACGGAGTTGCTGGCAGGGATCACCGGCACTGAAGTG GACTGCCTGCGGGCCTGTCAGGAGCAGATTGAAACGGCGCTCAGGGACAGCCTCAGGGACCCCCGCTCCAACTCCAGCCCTGTGCCCAAGGCCCTCCGCGGCTCCAGCAACGAGCCCAGCCAGACCAGCACGCCTACAGATGTCACAGCCGTCAACCTGTAG